A window of the Leptospira kmetyi serovar Malaysia str. Bejo-Iso9 genome harbors these coding sequences:
- a CDS encoding GIY-YIG nuclease family protein has protein sequence MKKFVKKGFGKGAIFKEVKNHFKLESKEDISGAYMFTHKGQCMYIGISDEVCRRVNQHLKGRDHYSASLAYLIAKKGTKAKGTRDEIMKSKGFEKRFKNAKEKISTWDLTIIEVKDPIARYLFEVYASLELASKNNQFETH, from the coding sequence ATGAAGAAATTTGTAAAAAAAGGGTTTGGGAAAGGTGCAATTTTCAAAGAAGTTAAGAATCATTTTAAATTAGAATCGAAGGAGGATATTTCCGGCGCATACATGTTTACTCATAAAGGACAATGTATGTATATTGGAATTTCAGATGAAGTTTGCAGAAGAGTGAACCAACATTTAAAAGGACGGGATCACTATAGTGCATCATTGGCCTATTTGATTGCTAAGAAAGGGACGAAAGCGAAGGGGACTCGTGACGAGATCATGAAATCGAAAGGGTTCGAAAAAAGATTTAAAAATGCTAAGGAAAAAATTTCGACTTGGGATCTTACAATAATTGAAGTTAAAGATCCGATTGCTCGTTACCTATTCGAGGTGTATGCCTCACTTGAGCTTGCTTCTAAAAACAATCAGTTTGAAACACATTGA